In Edaphobacter aggregans, the sequence CCTTAGATTTTAGACGGGCTAAGACGCAGCCTAGCTTGGGTTAGGAGGAGAAGATTATTTTGGCAGTACCGATTTGATTCCTCTCTGTAGACTGGGGTGGTGATGGACGAACGACAGGTCGAGACAGCTGTGGATCCGGTTGCGCTGTTCCAGGTGTGGATGGAAGATGCGGAGACTTCTGAGCCGAACGATCCGACTGCTGTCGCTCTGGCTACGGCGTCGGCTGACGGCGCTCCCAGTGTGCGGATGGTGCTGGTGAAGGGTGTGGACGAGAGGGGATTTTCTTTTTATACGAATGCTGAGAGCCGCAAGGGCGGGGAGCTGGGTGAGAATCCGCGGGCTGCAATGTGCTTTCACTGGAAGAGTCTGCGGCGGCAGACTCGGGTGGAGGGGGTGGTGACGGAGCTGCCGGATGCTGAGGTCGATGCTTACTTTCATAGCCGGTCGCGTGGAAGTCAGGTGGTGTCG encodes:
- the pdxH gene encoding pyridoxamine 5'-phosphate oxidase; this encodes MDERQVETAVDPVALFQVWMEDAETSEPNDPTAVALATASADGAPSVRMVLVKGVDERGFSFYTNAESRKGGELGENPRAAMCFHWKSLRRQTRVEGVVTELPDAEVDAYFHSRSRGSQVVSAVSRQSQPLESREMLVEMARELARETPGDIPRPEWWKGYVLRPERMEFWIEGEYRLHDRFLFVRGEVGWLKTRLFP